The Populus trichocarpa isolate Nisqually-1 chromosome 18, P.trichocarpa_v4.1, whole genome shotgun sequence genomic interval TCATAAACAAAACATGAGAGtttaaatatgaatattttgTCATCTTGTAACAGTATAATTCTCTAAAGGTCACATACCTCTCAATCATATTAGATACATCAAACTATTCGTTGAGATGCATAATTATAGTATAAGCATCTATATTCGTATGTTGTATTTGAAGTTCAGGCGATATGTTAGCTAACATCACACAtaacattttcatcattatcTATATTGCGTTGAAATTCAGTCATGACTTCATCATTAGCGtcctatatatttaataattctaatccaattaaaaaaattaattttgcaattaatttcatttgaaatttcaatttcaatataaaatcaatattttatttatttagagttAAAATTGTAATTCTACCATTTAAATACCAAATTCTAATTAAGCATAGATTTCAATGGTAGAATTATAGTtcatacccaaaaaaaaaaaaactctaaattggTTTTAGGGGAATTTTGCCCCTTATCTCCTTCTTCCTAGTTGCTGCTAGTGTGGGCACATACCCTCATTATTGGTAGTCATAGCTGTCACTGCACTATAAGGAGCACAATGTAAACACCATGTTTGAGGCATTAGCCTCACACGCATGGCTACCCAACAGCGCTTGGCGCTGCTATGGTGAGGTAGTAGCCATGGACTATTGCATTTGCCACCATTGATGAGGTGAATGGGAACATTGAAAAGCCACCACTGGTGGTTGTCATAGCTACtccaaaaccattttttttatttttctgtagaTTCGACCCAAGTATGGAGAAATTCAACCAAATCTCAACAGAACAATAACTagatttcttttgaaaatatcataagataaaaaaaaaaatatgtttggaaaaattattttacacatAAATTTGATCTATAATTAAGTATAATAACAATTACAATATGTATTCAACAACCTTAATCATCTCACGATGGCTGGCTCTAATCTACTGTTAAGtttcttgaaacatataaataaataaaaacagtaattataaaaaaaatttaagagtatCAAGGATATTATTAgacaatttaaaatcatttagaatttatacaaaaattacCTGAATATCCAATGTTCTTTCTTCATTTGATAAACTCTTTAAGGCTGGATTgttataaattaagtttttcaattGTCTAGCATCTAACAATAATCtacaaaaaccataaaattaaaaatctcttaaaaccTTTTGTAAGATAGAGAGATTGTTATGCttttagtattaattttttcttttatctaccCTACATATTTGTATATGTGTATTTGATTTTCTATATAGAAATATAAGGCATATGAATCTATTTATAAGATAAcctaataacttttttaatgacaaatatcaatttatccCATAAATAATAtcacttatattattttaagataatttaaaaaatttattcaatcaagtccctactagATTTTTCTAGATATAGAATTTTAATTccctgtataaattatattatagtctttaatttataaaacttatttacatttaagttatacttaattaattattcgagtttaattttttttctcgatgGTTTTAAATATGTGTGACacattaggttcctaatatattggtctaaatataaatcttaatcttaatcaaaatagaattgactaaattaaacaatttaatttattattaatttaataaattaattgatttatatttaaatattgaatataCTATCTAACAATATATTATAATCCTTCGgagaaaaatttaacttaatttttcgATGATCATCTTCTTGAACTACTTGTCTTTTAACACCGAAGCTTTTAACAGAGCTTTTAACAGAGAAGTCTGCAAACTCGGTGTACAAGTAGAAGGAACGGCTTCAATCAACGTTATTGCATTAGGAGCCAAACTTCTTTCCATGTCATACAGCGATCTGAGAAGAGACCCAACCTCTTCTCAGGGGTGCAAGTACATTCTGACTGTGATTCTCTCCGAAGTAGTTTCAGCAACAAGTCATAAGGAAAAGTCCTGGAAGTTCCTACCTCAGCAGACTCGGCAACTGATAGAACAGCAAGCATATGGAGTCTTCCATGAGTTAGAAGAGTTTAACTGGGATGTTTCGGTTTGAGAGGCAGTTCCATAATACATTGCTAAGCTGTACATTCACTTGGCGATTAGTTTCCAATGTCATTTAATGGGTACTATAGACAAAGCATGATCACAAAGGAAAGAGCAGTCAAGAGAATCACAAATTCAGCGCTATGGTGGCACTTGCACAATTCAATTTATTGCAAAAGTGACGTGCAGAAACTCTAGGCACGGTTCAATCAGTGGAATGCACCGACGCAGGTCCTTCTACTTGTGCACCGAGGTATATGCTATACGCACCGCCTCCATATTAGAGCCCAGATAAACAGCAGCTAACAAAGATATGGAGGGAGAGGCAGGCACAAAAATTACAAACTTGAGCAGGAATGCTTTGAATTATTTCTAACTGCGAACATAATTTTCCTTGAGGTTTTCTATTGAataaaagaaagcaataaaaaagtaCCTTCTATACAAGGATGGAAAGCCACCCTGTTTCCTGAAGCATCTCTTCAAAATATTGTTAGCAGCAACAATCATATGCTCCTTTGCTTTCAGAGTTTTCATACACTTAATCTGGAGAAATACAAAAACGAGTGCAGAGGAACATCGTAACAATGACATGGAGAATAATTATCTGGGATAAAATGAACATAAAATACCCCAAGCACATTACCAAAAATTTGACTCCGGATATGCAAACTTCTGGTCCTTGATGCATGCTTGGTGGTTTTGCAGCAAAATTACCAACGATCCTGACAAGAGCAGGTGCCTCTCTTAAAATGGTGGAACCGTCTAATGTCACGGACAACTATTTCCTGATTTGTGATGTCAGAGATAAGCTTCATAAAATCATGGCAATCCTCACAGATTCTTAGATTTTTGAAAATCCGAATTGGTTTCACTGCATTGGTGCTTAGAAGAGCAAAGGAAAGAGCCAATCTTTCACTGTGATAGTAGAGATGctccattttttctttgttagagaCATTATGAAGAACAACTTCTGTTTTTGGCACATAACCTATTGACATCAGACTTTGCCCCAACTTGTCCAATTTGGCATAAATTTCTCTGATTTTGGGGTGTGAACCATCTTGAGACAAGAAGACGTGAACTTGACCATCAACTTCTACCCAGCTACACCCAGGTTCTTTTTTAATGCCTCGCGAGGTCATCAATGCTCTGATGTTTCTTACATCATCCCACCTGCCTTTGCTTGCAAAAATGTTTGATAGCAATATATAACTGGAGTCCATCATGGGTTCCATTTCAAATAGTTTCTTAGCAGCTTTTTCACCAAAGTCAACATTTCCATGCAATTTGCAAGCCCCAAGAACAGTCTCCCAGATCAGGGAATAGGGGGTTAGGTTCATTTCCTCAATAAAGATCTTGACCTCATTGAATTTTCCAGCTCGGCCAAGAATATCAACCATGCAAGCATAATGCTCAATTGAAGGGTTAATCCCATATATTTTACTCATCGAGTCAAAACGCTTTTTCCCCTCTTCAACCAAACCCATGAAACTGCAAGCAGAAAGAACACCAATGAAAGTGGCCTCATCAGGCATAATTCCTTCAGATAACATCATCCTAAAGGCTTCAAGAGCCTTCTCCCCCTGACCATGTTGCGAGTACCCAGATATGATAGTGTTCCATGAGACTATATCCCGTGAAATCAAGCCTTTAAAAATTGCCTCGGCATGTTCCATGCAACCGCATTTCCCATACAAATCGACCAGTGCACTACCAACAAATATATCACCAAAATGCCCAGCCTTAACTGCCACAGCGTGGAGTTGCCGCCCATTTTCCAAGGTTGCCATATGGGAACATCCACTTAAACAGCTGGCAAGAGTGTATTCATTTGGCTTTATACCCTCTCTTTGCATTTGACGAAAATACTTAACAGCCTTTTCTGCTTGATCAGTTTGTGCATAACCAGAAATAATGACTGTCCAAGAGAAAATGTCCCGATTAACCAATCTATCAAAAGCTACACCTGCATCTTCCAAGCATCTGGCCTTTGCGTACATGTCAACAAGAGCTGTCCCAACAAAGTCATCATCATCACTGCTGTTTTTTATGATATGAGCATGTACTTGCTTTCCAAACTCTGGATCCAACAGACTAGAACAAGACCTTAAAACACTAATAAATGTGAACATATTAGGCTTGAAACCTTCCAAGAGCATCTGGTAGAAGATTCTTGGTCCTCTACCGCAAGTCTGTGAGTCATAGAATCCAGATAAAAGGGCATTCCAAGAAACTAAATCTGGATTGGTCATTGCCTCAAACACCTTGTTACCATCTTCCACACACCTGCTTTTCATGTACATCATGATCAATGGATTGCTGACTAAATTATCAGATTCAAACCCGTATTTGCATATACAACCATGAATGCTTTGACCATAACGCAGGTCACCCATATTAGTAGCCGTGCTAACAAGACTAGAAAGGGTAAATTGGTTAGGTCTAGCTCCTTTACGTCTCATCAGATGAAATAACTCAGCCGCTTCTTGGCCATGGCCTTGCTGATCAAGGCCAGTGATCATCGCACTCCAGGCCACTACATCAGGATTTCTTATCTTTGTAAACACTTTTAATGCATCATAAACCGTCCCACACTTTGAATACATATCAACAAGACTGCAACCCAGAAATTCATCAATCTCACACCCACTTCTGAGTGCCAGAGCATGCAGTACTTTGCCTTCTCTTAAACTCCCTGTGTTAGCACAGCCTTTTAAGACAGTAGACAAAGTAAATTTACTAAACTTTGTTTCACACTCTTTCATTTTACAGAACAACTTCAAAACCTTCTTCCCATCGCCCAGTTGAGCATAACCATTGAGCAGAGCATTCCACGACACGCCATTCTTCTCAGGCATGCCAAAGAACAACCTTTCAGCAAGTTCCATCTCTCCACATCTAGCATAAAGGTCAACAAGCGCAGACCCGACAAACAAATCCAATAGCAATCCAGCTTTAATTGCTTCCACGTGGACCTGCTTTCCAAACTCTAAATTCAAGCACATAGAGCAAGCTTTCAATGCAGTAGCCAATGCAAACTCATTGGCCCTTACATTCTCCTTTCTCATTTCGCAATATAGACTAACGCTCTCACTTCCACAGCCTTCATTCACAAATCCAGAAATCAGCGCAGTCCATGATACAACGTCTCGCTGGGGCATTTCAGCAAGCACCTTGCGTGCAAAGAATCGGCTCCTACATTTTGCGTAGAAATTAATCAAAGAAACCCACAAATGTGAATCTAGCTCCACTCCACTTGTAATCAAGTTCCCATGAATAGCCTTCCCCTCTTTTACATCCCCTTTTGAAGCACACTCACGCAGCATAACAGAATATCGTTTTAGCCTCTCCTTTGCATCAAACCTCACAGGGCTACTGGTTACGTTACTTTCACTTTTACCATTTAGATTAGGCAAATTCGGACTCCAAAACTTTCTGGATATCTTTGTATTAGCCTCAGGGAGGTGAGCCGGCGAGTTTTGAAGATTCGTGGGATTGAAATCTCTTGTGGGGCTGGGTTCAATAG includes:
- the LOC18107681 gene encoding pentatricopeptide repeat-containing protein At2g03880, mitochondrial — protein: MHLTAAKNILCNKAIYDSLVFKFMECDFITLKMRSPSLNYRFCPRHTSSMKLPNKPRSSSTSLLLSLGSNFSVSAAALSTIEPSPTRDFNPTNLQNSPAHLPEANTKISRKFWSPNLPNLNGKSESNVTSSPVRFDAKERLKRYSVMLRECASKGDVKEGKAIHGNLITSGVELDSHLWVSLINFYAKCRSRFFARKVLAEMPQRDVVSWTALISGFVNEGCGSESVSLYCEMRKENVRANEFALATALKACSMCLNLEFGKQVHVEAIKAGLLLDLFVGSALVDLYARCGEMELAERLFFGMPEKNGVSWNALLNGYAQLGDGKKVLKLFCKMKECETKFSKFTLSTVLKGCANTGSLREGKVLHALALRSGCEIDEFLGCSLVDMYSKCGTVYDALKVFTKIRNPDVVAWSAMITGLDQQGHGQEAAELFHLMRRKGARPNQFTLSSLVSTATNMGDLRYGQSIHGCICKYGFESDNLVSNPLIMMYMKSRCVEDGNKVFEAMTNPDLVSWNALLSGFYDSQTCGRGPRIFYQMLLEGFKPNMFTFISVLRSCSSLLDPEFGKQVHAHIIKNSSDDDDFVGTALVDMYAKARCLEDAGVAFDRLVNRDIFSWTVIISGYAQTDQAEKAVKYFRQMQREGIKPNEYTLASCLSGCSHMATLENGRQLHAVAVKAGHFGDIFVGSALVDLYGKCGCMEHAEAIFKGLISRDIVSWNTIISGYSQHGQGEKALEAFRMMLSEGIMPDEATFIGVLSACSFMGLVEEGKKRFDSMSKIYGINPSIEHYACMVDILGRAGKFNEVKIFIEEMNLTPYSLIWETVLGACKLHGNVDFGEKAAKKLFEMEPMMDSSYILLSNIFASKGRWDDVRNIRALMTSRGIKKEPGCSWVEVDGQVHVFLSQDGSHPKIREIYAKLDKLGQSLMSIGYVPKTEVVLHNVSNKEKMEHLYYHSERLALSFALLSTNAVKPIRIFKNLRICEDCHDFMKLISDITNQEIVVRDIRRFHHFKRGTCSCQDRW